Proteins encoded together in one Astatotilapia calliptera chromosome 7, fAstCal1.2, whole genome shotgun sequence window:
- the slc27a2 gene encoding long-chain fatty acid transport protein 2 → MKEGSAGQIRAPPRVETVNFVTNLTEQHSVRLLCLSPLILSALCKMYICFSVLAGLALLCFFYISAFCPYFGEDFAYILKSIKCGIRLTKYKKIKPFYSILDCFLDAAKRHPKRIFVHFEGRSYTYGEVDKQSNKVARALQAEARLKEGDTVALFLANEPSFIWTWLGLAKLGCPAALLNFNIRSKSLLHCFSCCGAKVIIASSELQDAVEEVLPTLRERGISVYLMSDSCSVQGITALSDKISKASDQPLSRDLRANIHIRSTALYIYTSGTTGLPKAAIVTHERVWAASFLQSICGVTAEDIFYINLPLYHSAGFLIGMTGAIERGITIVLKRKFSASQFWDDCKKYDITVMQHIGETLRYLCNTPKKDDEKNHKVRIAIGNGVRTDVWSEFLHRFGDIKVRELYAATEGNIGFINYTSKIGAVGRVNFVHRFFFPYTLIKFDIEKEEPVRDSQGLCIQAAVGETGLLVGRVTKRSPFVGYAGNKEQTEKKRLRDVLKKGDLYFNTGDLLRFDKENFVYFQDRVGDTFRWKGENVATSEVADILTMVHCILEANVYGVKVEGHEGRVGMAALTLEEGQKFDCSATYTQVVNYLPAYARPRFIRIQPCLEMTGTFKMKKVKLVEEGFNPAHIKDPLYFLDPEKKTYVPLTEEIYRAVVSKEVKL, encoded by the exons ATGAAGGAGGGGTCAGCGGGGCAGATCCGAGCACCGCCCCGGGTCGAGACGGTGAACTTTGTCACAAATTTGACTGAGCAGCACAGTGTGCGCCtcctctgcctctccccacTTATTCTTTCAGCGCTCTGCAAAATGTACATCTGCTTCAGCGTCTTGGCCGGACTGGcacttctctgtttcttttacaTCAGCGCGTTTTGTCCCTACTTTGGCGAAGATTTCGCGTACATCCTAAAGAGCATTAAATGTGGCATCAGACTAACCAAATACAAGAAAATCAAGCCCTTTTACAGCATATTGGACTGCTTCTTGGATGCAGCGAAGAGGCACCCCAAAAGGATCTTTGTACACTTCGAAGGTCGCTCGTACACTTATGGCGAAGTGGACAAACAGAGCAACAAGGTGGCCCGAGCCCTGCAGGCTGAAGCCCGGCTGAAGGAGGGGGACACGGTGGCCCTGTTCCTTGCGAACGAGCCCAGCTTCATTTGGACTTGGCTCGGTTTGGCGAAGCTGGGCTGCCCGGCTGCCCTGCTCAACTTCAACATCAGATCCAAGTCCCTGTTGCACTGCTTCTCCTGCTGCGGGGCCAAAGTGATCATCGCCTCCTCAG agctgcaggatgctgtggagGAGGTCCTGCCGACGCTGAGGGAGCGGGGTATCAGCGTGTACCTCATGTCGGACAGCTGCAGTGTGCAGGGCATCACCGCTTTGTCTGACAAGATCTCCAAGGCCTCAGATCAGCCACTGTCCCGGGACCTCAGGGCCAACATCCATATCAGGAGCACCGCTCTCTACATCTACACATCTGGGACCACAG GTTTGCCTAAAGCAGCCATTGTCACACATGAGAGGGTGTGGGCCGCCTCCTTCCTCCAGTCGATATGTGGAGTCACAGCAGAGGACATCTTCTACATCAATCTGCCTCTCTATCACAGCGCCGGCTTCTTGATCGGAATGACTGGAGCCATCGAGAGAG GTATTACCATAGTCCTGAAGAGAAAGTTTTCTGCCTCTCAGTTCTGGGATGATTGCAAGAAGTATGACATCACGGTGATGCAGCACATCGGCGAAACGTTGCGCTATCTCTGCAACACGCCCAAG AAAGACGATGAGAAGAACCACAAAGTGAGAATTGCAATCGGCAACGGTGTCCGAACGGACGTTTGGTCCGAGTTTCTTCATCGCTTTGGAGACATTAAAGTTAGAGAGCTGTACGCTGCCACAGAGGGAAACATCGGCTTCATCAACTACACGTCCAAGATCGGCGCAGTCGGACGAGTCAACTTTGTGCACCGG tttttcttcCCCTACACTTTGATCAAGTTTGACATTGAGAAGGAGGAACCTGTCAGGGACTCGCAGGGTCTGTGCATCCAAGCAGCCGTAG GTGAAACGGGACTTTTAGTGGGAAGGGTAACAAAGAGGTCCCCCTTTGTTGGCTACGCTGGTAACAAGGAGCAGACGGAGAAGAAGCGGCTTCGAGACGTCCTGAAAAAGGGCGACCTGTACTTCAACACCGGCGATTTGCTTCGGTTCGACAAAGAGAACTTTGTGTACTTTCAAGATCGAGTCGGCGACACTTTCAG GTGGAAAGGAGAGAATGTCGCCACATCGGAGGTTGCAGACATTCTCACAATGGTTCACTGCATATTAGAGGCGAATGTTTACGGTGTGAAAGTTGAAG GTCATGAAGGGCGAGTCGGCATGGCAGCTCTCACTTTGGAAGAAGGACAAAAGTTCGACTGCTCGGCCACGTACACGCAGGTCGTCAACTACCTCCCAGCTTACGCGAGACCCAGATTCATCAGGATTCag CCCTGCCTGGAGATGACGGGAACCTTCAAGATGAAGAAAGTGAAGTTGGTGGAGGAAGGATTCAACCCAGCTCACATCAAAGATCCTCTATACTTCCTGGATCCTGAAAAAAAGACTTATGTGCCCTTGACCGAAGAAATCTACAGAGCAGTCGTCTCGAAGGAAGTCAAACTCTAA